The proteins below are encoded in one region of Lactuca sativa cultivar Salinas chromosome 3, Lsat_Salinas_v11, whole genome shotgun sequence:
- the LOC111904599 gene encoding heat shock 70 kDa protein 1, protein MEGGRQRLFVSKLTSGIVPIWGRPSKDKIEKMLQEAGKYESRDEEPKKKLEVMNALENYTYNMRNTVKDEKLGEKLTPVDKKIEDVIDEVIVWLYTNQLAEGDEFKDKMKELFPILKLLG, encoded by the exons ATGGAAGGGGGACGACAGCGGCTTTTCGTGTCCAAACTTACATCTGGTATCGTTCCAATTTGG GGAAGACCTTCAAAGGATAAGATTGAGAAGATGCTTCAGGAAGCTGGGAAGTATGAGTCTAGAGATGAGGAGCCCAAGAAGAAGTTGGAGGTGATGAATGCTTTAGAGAATTATACGTATAACATGAGGAACACGGTGAAAGATGAGAAGCTTGGTGAGAAGTTGACTCCGGTAGATAAGAAGATTGAGGATGTGATTGATGAGGTGATTGTGTGGTTATATACAAATCAGTTGGCTGAGGGGGATGAGTTTAAGGATAAGATGAAGGAGCTTTTTCCCATTTTGAAACTTTTAGGTTAG